Below is a genomic region from Alphaproteobacteria bacterium.
CCGAGCCGCCGGGCAAGCTGGGGTTCTGCGCCATTTCGCCCGGTCTGATGAGCTTCCATCGTCATTGCGAGCGAAGCGAAGCAATCCAGTGCTGCCGCCGAGTCAGACTGGATTGCTTCGTCGCTACGCTCCTCGCAATGACGGGATAATGATCCATTCGCCTGGTCCTCACAGGCCCAATACGTCCGCCATCGCGTAGCGGCCGGCAGGCTTGTCGGCGAGCCAGAGGGCGGCCTTGACCGCGCCTTTGGCGAAGATGGCGCGGCTTTCGGCGCGGTGGCCGAGCTCGATCCGCTCGCCCTCTCCGGCGAAGATCACCAGGTGATCGCCGGCAACCGACCCGCCGCGCAGCGAAGCGTAATAGATTCCGCCTTCCTCGCGCTCGTGCGGTCCCTCCTGCATTCGGTCGAAGCGATTGTTGGCGGTGGTGCTGCCGGTTTGACGGCCGATATTCGCGGAAGCGCCGAGCAGGAGCGCGGTGCCCGAGGGCGTGTCGCGCTTGTGGCGGTGGTGCATCTCGACGATCTCGATGTCCCATTCGGGGCCGAGGCGCCTTGCCGCTTGCTCCACCAGTGCCCGCAGGAGGTTGACGCCCAGCGAGGTGTTCGCCGTCTGCAGTACGGCGATCCGGTTCGCCGCCTCGTCGATCGCGCGGTGATGCTCCGGGGCGAGCCCGGTGGTGCCGATCACGATCGGCTTGCCCGCTTCGACGGCCGCCTCGAGATGAGCCTGAAGCGCGTCCGGGGCGGTGAAGTCGACGAGAACGTCGCTCGCCGCCGCCAGCGCCGCAAGCGCCTTCTCGTCCGCCCCCCGGTTGACGGCCCCTCCGATGCTCCTGGCCCCCGCGGCGTCGGCGATCGCCCGGCCCATCCGTCCTTCGCCGCCCAGGATTCCGATCGAGGTCATGTGCCGAAGCTCCTTCGCATCGCTTCATGGGCGAGCGGCGCGTTCGCCGCAAGCGCCGGTCCCGGAACGATCCCGCCGGGCGCGGCGTTGTCGGGCGAGGTATCATTGCAGGAGCGAAAAGATGGCCGATGAAAAGGAAGTGATCGTCACGGACGGTGGCGGCGGCGGTGGCGGCGTTCTGATCGCCGTGGTCTTGCTCGTGGCGGTGGTCGTCGTTCTGTTCCTGCTGTTCGGCAGGGGCCTGATGAACGGCAACAACCCGACCGACATCAACGCCGACGTCAAGGTCGAGACGCCGAAGTGAGCTAGCGCGACGCTGGCTGCTCCCTCAAGTGGCGCAGCCAGCGTTGCCGCGCCCATTCGCCGATGAGCGCGTCGGCGGCGCGCTTCTCGCCGCTTCCCGCGGCGAGCGCGGAATAGCGCACCCAGCGCCCGCTGCCGCTGGTCCAGACCGATTCCTCGAAGAGATTGAAGATCGTCCGGTTGCCGGCCGGGTCGACCCAGCCGATCGACCCGGGCCGGTCGAGCGAGCCCAGATACTGGAAGACGGGGACGGGGGAGCGGGCAGGTTGCGGCGCTCCGGCAGCGGTGAGGATGAGGCCGCGCATGTCGGCCAGCCCCATCACCTGCGGCATGGCCACGCCCGGCGCGCTGAGTATGAAGGGGATGCGCGTCTGTTGCTCATTGAGCATGTGGCCGTGGCCCAGGAAGCCGTCGTCGAACAGCGATTCCCCATGATCGGCGGTGACGATCAGCAAGGTGTTGTCGAGCACCCCCAGGCGCCGCAGCCGGGCGATCAGAGCGCCGATCAGCCGGTCGTTATAGGCGATCGCGTTCCAATAGGTGCGCTGGGTCCAGTCGCGGTTGCCGGCGCCGATC
It encodes:
- a CDS encoding 4-hydroxy-tetrahydrodipicolinate reductase, which gives rise to MTSIGILGGEGRMGRAIADAAGARSIGGAVNRGADEKALAALAAASDVLVDFTAPDALQAHLEAAVEAGKPIVIGTTGLAPEHHRAIDEAANRIAVLQTANTSLGVNLLRALVEQAARRLGPEWDIEIVEMHHRHKRDTPSGTALLLGASANIGRQTGSTTANNRFDRMQEGPHEREEGGIYYASLRGGSVAGDHLVIFAGEGERIELGHRAESRAIFAKGAVKAALWLADKPAGRYAMADVLGL